One window from the genome of Balaenoptera musculus isolate JJ_BM4_2016_0621 chromosome 3, mBalMus1.pri.v3, whole genome shotgun sequence encodes:
- the ADORA1 gene encoding adenosine receptor A1 isoform X3 has translation MVACPVLILTQSSILALLAIAVDRYLRVKIPLRYKTVVTPRRAVVAIVGCWILSFVVGLTPMFGWNNLSAVERAWLANGSVGEPVIKCQFEKVISMEYMVYFNFFVWVLPPLLLMVLIYLEVFYLIRKQLNKKVSASSGDPQKYYGKELKIAKSLALILFLFALSWLPLHILNCITLFCPSCHKPRLLMYIAIFLTHGNSAMNPIVYAFRIQKFRVTFLKIWNDHFRCQPAPPIDEDPPEERPDD, from the exons ATGGTCGCCTGCCCTGTCCTCATCCTCACTCAGAGCTCCATCTTGGCCCTGCTGGCAATTGCTGTCGACCGCTACCTCCGTGTCAAGATCCCGCTCAG gtaCAAGACAGTGGTGACTCCCCGAAGGGCTGTGGTGGCCATCGTTGGCTGCTGGATTCTCTCCTTTGTGGTGGGCTTGACACCTATGTTCGGCTGGAACAACCTGAGTGCAGTGGAGCGGGCCTGGCTGGCCAATGGCAGTGTAGGTGAGCCCGTGATCAAGTGCCAGTTTGAGAAGGTCATCAGCATGGAGTATATGGTCTACTTCAACTTCTTTGTCTGGGTGCTGCCCCCACTGCTGCTCATGGTCCTCATCTACCTGGAGGTCTTCTACCTGATCCGCAAGCAGCTCAACAAGAAGGTGTCCGCATCCTCTGGTGACCCGCAGAAGTACTATGGGAAGGAGCTGAAGATCGCCAAGTCGCTGGccctcatcctcttcctcttcGCCCTCAGCTGGCTTCCCCTACACATCCTTAACTGCATCACCCTCTTCTGCCCTTCCTGCCATAAGCCGAGGCTCCTCATGTACATCGCCATCTTCCTCACACATGGTAACTCGGCCATGAATCCCATCGTCTATGCCTTCCGCATCCAGAAGTTTCGGGTTACCTTCCTTAAGATTTGGAACGACCACTTCCGCTGCCAACCTGCACCCCCCATTGATGAGGATCCTCCAGAAGAGAGGCCCGATGACTAG
- the ADORA1 gene encoding adenosine receptor A1 isoform X2, which yields MAAYIGIEVLIALVSVPGNVLVIWAVKVNQALRDATFCFIVSLAVADVAVGALVIPLAILINIGPQTYFHTCLMVACPVLILTQSSILALLAIAVDRYLRVKIPLRYKTVVTPRRAVVAIVGCWILSFVVGLTPMFGWNNLSAVERAWLANGSVGEPVIKCQFEKVISMEYMVYFNFFVWVLPPLLLMVLIYLEVFYLIRKQLNKKVSASSGDPQKYYGKELKIAKSLALILFLFALSWLPLHILNCITLFCPSCHKPRLLMYIAIFLTHGNSAMNPIVYAFRIQKFRVTFLKIWNDHFRCQPAPPIDEDPPEERPDD from the exons ATG GCCGCGTATATTGGCATCGAGGTGCTCATCGCCCTGGTCTCCGTGCCTGGGAACGTGCTGGTGATCTGGGCAGTGAAGGTGAACCAGGCACTGCGGGATGCCACGTTCTGCTTCATCGTGTCCCTGGCAGTGGCTGATGTGGCAGTGGGCGCTCTGGTCATCCCACTTGCCATCCTCATCAACATTGGGCCACAGACCTACTTCCACACCTGCCTCATGGTCGCCTGCCCTGTCCTCATCCTCACTCAGAGCTCCATCTTGGCCCTGCTGGCAATTGCTGTCGACCGCTACCTCCGTGTCAAGATCCCGCTCAG gtaCAAGACAGTGGTGACTCCCCGAAGGGCTGTGGTGGCCATCGTTGGCTGCTGGATTCTCTCCTTTGTGGTGGGCTTGACACCTATGTTCGGCTGGAACAACCTGAGTGCAGTGGAGCGGGCCTGGCTGGCCAATGGCAGTGTAGGTGAGCCCGTGATCAAGTGCCAGTTTGAGAAGGTCATCAGCATGGAGTATATGGTCTACTTCAACTTCTTTGTCTGGGTGCTGCCCCCACTGCTGCTCATGGTCCTCATCTACCTGGAGGTCTTCTACCTGATCCGCAAGCAGCTCAACAAGAAGGTGTCCGCATCCTCTGGTGACCCGCAGAAGTACTATGGGAAGGAGCTGAAGATCGCCAAGTCGCTGGccctcatcctcttcctcttcGCCCTCAGCTGGCTTCCCCTACACATCCTTAACTGCATCACCCTCTTCTGCCCTTCCTGCCATAAGCCGAGGCTCCTCATGTACATCGCCATCTTCCTCACACATGGTAACTCGGCCATGAATCCCATCGTCTATGCCTTCCGCATCCAGAAGTTTCGGGTTACCTTCCTTAAGATTTGGAACGACCACTTCCGCTGCCAACCTGCACCCCCCATTGATGAGGATCCTCCAGAAGAGAGGCCCGATGACTAG
- the ADORA1 gene encoding adenosine receptor A1 isoform X1 yields MPPSISAFQAAYIGIEVLIALVSVPGNVLVIWAVKVNQALRDATFCFIVSLAVADVAVGALVIPLAILINIGPQTYFHTCLMVACPVLILTQSSILALLAIAVDRYLRVKIPLRYKTVVTPRRAVVAIVGCWILSFVVGLTPMFGWNNLSAVERAWLANGSVGEPVIKCQFEKVISMEYMVYFNFFVWVLPPLLLMVLIYLEVFYLIRKQLNKKVSASSGDPQKYYGKELKIAKSLALILFLFALSWLPLHILNCITLFCPSCHKPRLLMYIAIFLTHGNSAMNPIVYAFRIQKFRVTFLKIWNDHFRCQPAPPIDEDPPEERPDD; encoded by the exons ATGCCGCCCTCCATCTCGGCCTTCCAGGCCGCGTATATTGGCATCGAGGTGCTCATCGCCCTGGTCTCCGTGCCTGGGAACGTGCTGGTGATCTGGGCAGTGAAGGTGAACCAGGCACTGCGGGATGCCACGTTCTGCTTCATCGTGTCCCTGGCAGTGGCTGATGTGGCAGTGGGCGCTCTGGTCATCCCACTTGCCATCCTCATCAACATTGGGCCACAGACCTACTTCCACACCTGCCTCATGGTCGCCTGCCCTGTCCTCATCCTCACTCAGAGCTCCATCTTGGCCCTGCTGGCAATTGCTGTCGACCGCTACCTCCGTGTCAAGATCCCGCTCAG gtaCAAGACAGTGGTGACTCCCCGAAGGGCTGTGGTGGCCATCGTTGGCTGCTGGATTCTCTCCTTTGTGGTGGGCTTGACACCTATGTTCGGCTGGAACAACCTGAGTGCAGTGGAGCGGGCCTGGCTGGCCAATGGCAGTGTAGGTGAGCCCGTGATCAAGTGCCAGTTTGAGAAGGTCATCAGCATGGAGTATATGGTCTACTTCAACTTCTTTGTCTGGGTGCTGCCCCCACTGCTGCTCATGGTCCTCATCTACCTGGAGGTCTTCTACCTGATCCGCAAGCAGCTCAACAAGAAGGTGTCCGCATCCTCTGGTGACCCGCAGAAGTACTATGGGAAGGAGCTGAAGATCGCCAAGTCGCTGGccctcatcctcttcctcttcGCCCTCAGCTGGCTTCCCCTACACATCCTTAACTGCATCACCCTCTTCTGCCCTTCCTGCCATAAGCCGAGGCTCCTCATGTACATCGCCATCTTCCTCACACATGGTAACTCGGCCATGAATCCCATCGTCTATGCCTTCCGCATCCAGAAGTTTCGGGTTACCTTCCTTAAGATTTGGAACGACCACTTCCGCTGCCAACCTGCACCCCCCATTGATGAGGATCCTCCAGAAGAGAGGCCCGATGACTAG